A stretch of Arachis hypogaea cultivar Tifrunner chromosome 15, arahy.Tifrunner.gnm2.J5K5, whole genome shotgun sequence DNA encodes these proteins:
- the LOC112750710 gene encoding serine/threonine/tyrosine-protein kinase HT1, with product MHWLKQKGNGNGSMRSSGRRLSLGEYKRAVSWSKYLVSAGAAIKGEGEEEWSADMSQLLIGSKFATGRHSRIYRGVYKQKDVAIKLVSLPEEDEDLASFLEKQFTSEVSLLLRLRHPNILTFIAACKKPPVFCIITEYLAGGSLRKYLHQQQSNSVPLEIVLKLALDIARGMQYLHSQGILHRDLKSENLLLGEDMCVKVADFGISCLESQCGSAKGFTGTYRWMAPEMIKEKHHTKKVDVYSFGIVLWEILTGQTPFENMTPEQAAFAVSHKNARPPLPSECPWALSDLINRCWSSNADKRPHFDEIVPILENYTESLEQDPEFFTTYKPRPSNNTTILGCIPKCNTRHKSTACKA from the exons ATGCATTGGTTGAAGCAAAAAGGGAACGGGAATGGGAGCATGAGGTCGTCAGGGAGGAGGCTGTCCCTTGGGGAGTACAAGAGGGCGGTGTCATGGTCGAAGTACTTGGTGTCGGCGGGTGCGGCGATCAAGGGAGAAGGCGAAGAGGAATGGAGTGCTGACATGTCTCAGCTTCTCATTGGTTCCAAGTTCGCCACGGGAAGGCACAGCAGGATCTACAGAGGTGTATACAAGCAGAAGGATGTGGCCATCAAGCTTGTAAGCCTGCCTGAGGAGGATGAGGATCTTGCTTCTTTTCTTGAGAAACAATTCACTTCTGAGGTCTCCTTGCTCCTCCGCTTGCGCCATCCCAATATCCTCACT TTTATTGCAGCCTGCAAGAAACCTCCTGTCTTTTGTATAATTACCGAATACTTAGCCGGCGGATCATTGAGAAAATATCTGCATCAGCAACAATCAAATTCAGTTCCACTTGAAATTGTTCTGAAATTAGCCCTTGACATTGCACGGGGAATGCAATATCTTCACTCTCAGGGGATACTTCATAGGGATCTCAAATCAGAAAATCTGCTTCTGGGGGAAGATATGTGTGTAAAAGTAGCAGATTTTGGTATCTCTTGCTTGGAATCTCAGTGTGGTAGCGCGAAAGGATTCACCGGAACTTACCGGTGGATGGCTCCGGAAATGATCAAAGAAAAGCATCACACTAAGAAAGTTGATGTCTATAGTTTTGGCATAGTTCTATGGGAGATTTTAACAGGACAGACACCATTTGAAAACATGACACCAGAGCAAGCTGCATTTGCAGTTTCCCACAAG AATGCAAGGCCACCATTGCCATCTGAATGTCCATGGGCACTAAGTGACCTAATAAACAGATGCTGGTCAAGCAATGCAGATAAGAGGCCACATTTTGATGAGATAGTTcccattttggagaactacacagAATCATTGGAGCAGGATCCCGAGTTCTTCACAACATACAAACCACGCCCTTCTAATAACACAACAATTCTTGGATGCATACCTAAGTGCAATACTCGCCATAAATCTACTGCTTGCAAAGCTTAA
- the LOC112750711 gene encoding pentatricopeptide repeat-containing protein At2g03880, mitochondrial: MPSCPNSFLWTSLIRAFISGTQFRHGISTYARMHQNGVLPSEFTYSTVLNACGRIPAMFEGTQVHARVVQSGFLGNKFVQTTILDMYAKFGSVFDARVVFDGMCDRDLVAWTAMICGYTKAGMMIHARWLFDNMGEKNSFTWTTMVAGYANSGDMKSAKKLYDAMDEENKSVITWVAMIAGYGKLGNVSEAKRVFDRISTPRDPSACAAMLACYAQNGYAKEAIDMYKEMRQSKIKITAVAMVGALSACAQLRDIQMSSTLTEHVEESIYDRIHIISNSLIHMHSKCGNINLAWTEFSRMKYRDVYSYSAMIAAFAEHGKSQDAIDLFLKMQKEGLQPNQVTFVGLLNACSSSALVDEGCRYFRTMTEIFGIQPLPEHYACMVDLLGRAGQLERAYCLIKQNASADATAWGSLLAACRVYGNVELGETAARHLTMIDPEDSGNYVLLANTYASKDKWERAEEVRKFMSEKGMKKPSGHSWIQREISG; the protein is encoded by the exons atgccaagcTGCCCAAACAGCTTCCTTTGGACATCCCTTATTCGTGCATTTATATCTGGTACCCAATTTCGCCATGGAATTTCCACCTATGCTAGGATGCACCAAAATGGGGTCTTGCCATCTGAGTTCACCTATTCCACAGTCCTCAATGCATGCGGACGTATCCCCGCCATGTTCGAAGGGACACAAGTACATGCTAGAGTGGTGCAGTCAGGTTTCTTGGGGAACAAGTTTGTGCAAACCACTATACTTGACATGTATGCGAAGTTTGGTAGTGTTTTCGATGCAAGGGTGGTGTTTGACGGGATGTGTGATAGAGACCTAGTTGCATGGACGGCAATGATTTGTGGGTATACCAAGGCAGGGATGATGATTCATGCGAGATGGTTGTTTGATAACATGGGGGAGAAGAATTCTTTTACTTGGACTACTATGGTTGCAGGGTATGCAAATAGTGGAGACATGAAATCAGCCAAGAAATTGTATGATGCCATGGACGAGGAGAATAAGAGTGTGATCACATGGGTAGCAATGATAGCTGGTTATGGGAAGCTCGGTAACGTAAGTGAAGCAAAAAGGGTGTTTGATAGGATATCAACGCCACGTGATCCGTCAGCATGTGCAGCAATGCTGGCTTGTTATGCCCAAAATGGGTATGCAAAGGAAGCTATTGACATGTATAAGGAAATGAggcaatcaaaaattaaaatcactgCGGTGGCAATGGTGGGTGCTTTATCAGCATGTGCACAACTTAGGGATATTCAAATGTCAAGTACATTGACAGAACATGTTGAGGAGAGTATTTATG ATAGGATACATATTATATCCAATTCATTGATCCACATGCATTCCAAATGTGGAAACATAAACTTAGCTTGGACGGAATTCAGTAGAATGAAATACAGAGATGTGTATAGTTATAGTGCAATGATTGCAGCCTTTGCTGAGCATGGGAAATCACAAGATGCTATAGATCTTTTCCTAAAGATGCAGAAGGAAGGATTGCAGCCAAACCAGGTTACATTCGTGGGTCTCCTCAATGCATGTAGTTCTTCAGCTCTCGTCGACGAAGGTTGTAGGTATTTTCGGACTATGACTGAGATATTTGGTATTCAGCCCTTACCCGAGCATTATGCTTGCATGGTAGATCTGCTTGGGAGGGCTGGGCAACTTGAAAGGGCATACTGTCTCATAAAGCAGAATGCAAGCGCCGATGCAACCGCCTGGGGTTCTTTATTAGCAGCTTGCAGGGTTTATGGCAATGTGGAATTGGGTGAGACAGCTGCTAGACATCTCACCATGATTGACCCTGAGGATTCAGGAAATTATGTGCTTCTAGCAAACACTTATGCATCGAAGGACAAATGGGAACGTGCagaagaagttaggaagttcATGAGTGAAAAGGGAATGAAAAAACCTTCAGGGCATAGTTGGATACAAAGAGAGATAAGTGGATAG
- the LOC112748913 gene encoding uncharacterized protein — protein sequence MFEVHKMQDGFIYTVNFLQRHCDCGHFQVERLPCRHVLACCANQRLDWQVYVHDVYKISEICKVYRGEFVPMGDPSTWDRYEGAKVTANWTLRRATKGKSKSTRYLNEMDSWDMRGPCWCTMGGREGHTLTNVLSEQVQAPLEVISG from the coding sequence ATGTTTGAGGTTCACAAAATGCAAGATGGTTTCATTTACACTGTTAACTTTCTGCAACGACACTGCGACTGTGGCCATTTCCAGGTCGAACGACTCCCATGTCGCCACGTTCTTGCATGTTGTGCTAACCAGCGTCTTGATTGGCAAGTATATGTGCATGATGTGTACAAGATATCTGAAATTTGCAAGGTGTACAGAGGCGAGTTTGTTCCGATGGGTGACCCATCTACGTGGGACCGATATGAAGGAGCAAAAGTGACCGCCAATTGGACATTGAGACGTGCGACAAAAGGAAAATCGAAGTCAACTCgctacttgaatgagatggattcgTGGGATATGCGTGGTCCTTGCTGGTGTACTATGGGTGGACGGGAGGGACATACGTTAACCAATGTGCTCAGCGAGCAGGTCCAAGCTCCGCTGGAGGTTATTAGTGGTTAA